A region of the Stieleria neptunia genome:
CGAGAAGGTGATCGCCCAAGCCTCGGTAGCGATAGAGTCCTACGAAGTCGAGTTGGGGACGTTTATTGAGCCGCGATGCATAGAGTTCAAACTCACGTCGCTTGACAAGGAATCGCTGTCTGCGGATTTCGACGCGGCGATCGAGTGCTTGCGACAGTGCGGAATTCCAATCGAAGACGACTTTGGAATCCAGCGGGTCGGTCGTCGGTTTGATGATTTTCCCATCCGATGCGGGCATGCCCAGCAGGTAGCGCAGTTTTTGTTCGGTCGCGTAGAGGCCGGTGGATCCACCGAGTTGCGATTGAACGTTTGCTTCGAATTGGTAGTACTGTGACTGAGCTTGCGCTTCTTCGTCCTGGCGTCCCGCACCGACATCCAGCCGCACCTTTTGGTACTGGTACGTTCGCAGTGCCGACTCACGGCCTTTGATGTTTGCTTCCAGCAACCGATAGGCGGTTGTCAAATCCCAGTAGGCTTGTTCGACATCAGCAACCAGTTTGGTGACCGAGTCCTCGAAATCAGCCAGCGCGACGTCCTCGTTGGTTCGCGCAATCAACACACCGTTGTAGACGCCCGGTGTCTGGCTGGATCCGACGATCCGGTTGTACTGCAATCCCGATCCGCGCAGGATGGGCTGCCGCCACTCCGCTTCGACCCATCCGACGAAATCGCTAGAAAAGTTGCGGTTCGGGTTGTTGTTGCGGGTGTAATTGACGACGTGCCGGATGGTGAACTGAGATCCGAAGGCGGACTTTTTGCTGAGCGAACTTGCATAGGCGGCGGACGTCCCTTCGTCGACTTGACGCTGGAAGGCCTGTGTGAACGGGTTGATCAGAATGTTCCGCGGCGTGTCCGCCCCCGACCAATTCAGCGTGTTGCTATATTGCGCATCATACTGCGCCAATGCCGCTTCGACGCCCTGGGTCGAGGACGCCATTTGGGCCGGGTCGAAGACCGTTGTCGCGTTCTGGGTGCTGAACGATGCACCAATCGGAAGCGCCCGAATCACGGGGCTGTCCCGCATGGCCATCGCCACGGCTTCTTCAAGCGAAAGTTCGATCGCGGGGAGCTTCGACGGGTCTTCCAACGAATGCGGCGCACTGGCCGCCCCGGCGGCGACCGTCACCGCGGTCGCACATTCGGCCACTTCGGGGTACTCGATCGACAGCCCCACGCCACGATGGTACGAGGCGGTGGTATCATGGGGGCCGGGACCGATTCGATCCCAGACGTGGCAACCGACGCTAGCCGGCAGTGTCGTCGCGATCGTCAGCGCGGTGACGAGGTTGCGCAAAAGTCGACGTTTGGTGTTCGTGGTACGCACGTTGGATCTGGTCATCAATGTTTGCCGCGTAGGGTGGCGATCAGCCGGCGATGCCGGCAGCATCCGGACGAACCCGCCATCGGGTCGAATTGGTTTTTGTCCTATCGACCATCTGCACGGCAGAACTGGAACAACCGGACCACGAATTCGTGTCGCATCTTCGTCACAGTCGGCAAACTCTCACAGCGGATGTCAAACCTGCGCGATTCTGCCGGTCAGGACGGCATCAATCTCGTCCGCCGCAAGCTGTGGGGCGGACGAACCACCAAATCGATCTCGAATCCGTCGCGTCGATTCCGCCGTACCGACATCGTTTAGGACAAATGCCAGCTTGCCGGCAAGGTCACGATCGCGATGCAAGCAAACGCCGCACCCCAGTGCTGCCACCCGATCGGCGTTGTCGAACTGGTCGAACGCCAGCGGGCGAATGATTTGCGGCACCCCGGCGCGCAAGGCCTGTGAGGTTGTGCCGATCCCGCCGTGGTGCACGATGGCACTGCAGTGCGGCAACAACTTGCCCAACGGCACGTAGCCTTGCGTGCGAACACCGGGCGGCAGTGATGGGGGAAAACAATCGGGATTGCCACCGAGCAACAAGCCGGGCCGGTCGAGTTTCACGCACGCCTCGCCAGCACGCAGAAAGAACTCACGCGTGTGCCAGTTGGCCGAACCGGCGGTGAACACGAGCGGCCGGTCCGTCGGCAGATCGAGCGGTTGATCGGGGCCATCGGACAGGTCCCCATCAGACAGTGGTCCATCGGAGAGGGGAAATCCCACGTGGCGCAATTGCGGGATCGCGTCGATCGTCGACGGCGCGAACCATTCCGGATAGCAGGCCAGCACCCGGTCGGGCGACAGCCACCAGCGATGCATGATCCGCCGCACGGGGGCAAGACCGTGTTGCCGCCGAATGCGATTGATCGGACCGGCCAGCAGTGGGTCCAAGAGGATCTTGTCGCCCAACCAATAGGCCAGTCGAAAGGTGCGGCGATGGCGCGTCGGTTCAAATCGCCATGGCGTCAAACGCGCGGGTTGCTCGGGCGTTCGCAACATGACCGGTGCCAGGTGCACGTCGACCAGCGGCGTCGTCGGATCCAGATCACGAAAGATCCGCGCGGAAAAATCCAGCGGGTGCGAGACCAACACCGTTCGCCCCGGGCGGTGCAGCGATCGGATCAGATCGAAAAGTGGCTGCAAATACGCCGCCGCAACGCCACCGATCACTCGCCGCATGCCACGCAGCAGCGTCCACATCGCCGGATCGGCGAGCATCGTGTCGAACGCTTGGCGATCCATCAAGGGATGCGGTTCTAAACCGGCCGCTTCGGCGAGATCGGCGTACGGTTCGGCCAACGAGATCGCGACATCGTAGCCACGGCGTTTAAGCTCCGTCCCGATCGCGAGCATCGGATTGACATCGCCGCGCGAGCCGGGGGCGGAGAGGATGGCCAGCCGGCGATGGGGGGAGCTGTTCAATGGGATTCAGCGGTCGATTTCGTATTCGGTGATCTTGCGATACGCTGTGGCTCGGCTGATCCCCAATAGCTTGGCCGCTTCGGGCACACTGCCGGCGGTTCGTTCGAGCGCTTTGACGATCAAACGTTTTTCCCACTCATCGATCCGGAACGTATCCAGGCGGCTGATTCCCGCGTCGCGCAGCCCGAGGTCGTCGGGTTGGATTTCGACGTCGTCGGCCATCACGATCGCGCTGTCGATGACGTTGCGCAATTGTCGGATATTCCCCGGCCACATGTACTGGTGCATCCGCGCGCGAGCGGCGTCGGAAAGTTTCAGCTGGGCACGACCATGTTGCAGCCGAAAGTGTTCCAGAAAATGGTCGATCAGCAGATCCAAATCGTCGCCACGTTCGCGCAACGGGGGCAACAGCAATTCAAAAACACTCAATCGATAAAACAGATCTTCGCGGAAACGTTTCTCGCGAACGAATTCGGCCAGATCACGATTGGTCGCCGCGATCACGCGAACATCGACGTGGACTTCCTGGGTTCCGCCGACGGGCAAGAACGGATGGCCTTCGAGGATCCGCAACAGTTTGGCTTGTCCTTCCAACGTCAGTTCACCGATCTCATCGAGAAACAGCGTGCCGGTGTGGGCTTGTTGGAACCAGCCTTCGTGGTCGCTGTCGGCGCCGGTGAAGGATCCTTTTTTGTGTCCGAACAGTTGGCTTTCGATCAGCTCGGCGGGAATCGCCGCACAGTTGACGGTCAACATCGGTCGCTTCGCCCGTTTGCTGCTGCGATGGACGGCGCGGGCGACCAGTTCCTTTCCGCAACCGCTTTCACCCCGCACCAAAACGCATCCGTTGGCCGCGGCGACGCGAGCAATCTTTTCTTTCAGCCGCAGCATCACGGGGCTTTCGCCGATCAACTCATCCGTGTCGGCGTTCCGCTTCGCGATCTGTTTGGCTTCGACGCGCAACTGGTCGTGCTGCAACGCGCGATCCAATCCGACGGCCAACAAGCGGGCCGCGGCGATCGACAATTCGAAGTCGATTTCATTGAAAGACGGACGGTTGCGGTACAGGTGCAGAATGCCGATGTTCGCTTCATTGGTGTCCAGCGGAACGTAGATCGCATCGGACCAAACGGACTTCGCCGGCAGTTTTTCCTGCAAGTCGGTGTCTTGCGATCGTTTGTCATTGACCCAGATGGCTTCACCGCCGCCGACGACACGACGCAAGATCGCCCGGCTGACTTTGACTTTGTCGACTTCATCGGCGGGTTCGACCTTGTGCGGACGTTGCCGACCGTCGCCGCTGTCAAAGGAAAGCCCCACGGCGTCGGCACTGGTTCGGTCACGCAGCAATTTGAGCACCGAGTCGATCACTTCGTCGGGATTCTCCAACCGCAGCATCGACAGACTGAGCAGATACAGATCGAACAAATACCCGGCGTGGGCAACGTCGCGCATCGGGTCATCGGTCGACTTGGTATCGATCAACGAAACGTCTTGGACGATCGTCTGAAACGCATCGTCCAGCTCGCCACTGTCGGACGACGGATCGATGAAACGCAGCTCCGTGCCGCCGATGGTCAGCACACACTGGTCGGCGATCTGGGCCGTATCGATCTTTTGGCTGTTGACCAACGTCCCGTTCCGGCTGCCCGTGTCCCGGACCTGCCAGCGGTCGTCCTCATAGAACACGACGGCGTGAAACCGGCTACAGACCGGATCGGACAACATGATCTCACAGGTCGACCCGCGCCCAACGTGCATCGGCCGCTCGGGGTCCAAGGGGTAATGGCGGCCCTTCTCGGGCCCGGTTTCGACCGCTAAGTACGCGACCATGATTCATTCACGTCGTGGGGGGTGAGTGACGGTCGACTCAAAGCGATCTTCGCCTTGTCAACGACTACGATCCCCCGCCGTGCTCAGAGATTTCGTGACGAACTCACGGATCTGGCGATCAAACCGCGATTCGAAGCCCCTGTTGCGACGGGGAATTCTCCCGCAGTCGACCACCCCTATCATAGCCCCATTCTCATTTTAAGACTAGTGAGATGCTTACCCCACTAGCCGGCGGCGGTTTCGGCGGGCTGTTCCAAGACACCTCGGCAGCGTCCCCACACCATCAGGCCTTCGATGGCCATCCAGATCTGCAGCCCCAGAATCGAGAACCCGAACGTGGTCAGCACGACGTTGCCGGACGGCAGCCAGTTGAAAAACAGGTCGTAGGTGATCGCCCAGGCGGGCATCAACAACATCACAAACATCGGGATCATGACCGACGCGAGCGGTTTGCTGCGGCGGGCCAAGAAAATCAGCGCGACCATCAGCGCCAATCCGGCCAACAGCTGGTTGGTCGCGCCGAACAGGGGCCACAGCACCAAGCCTCCCTTGCCGGGACTGTCACCGGCGAACACGGCGATGGCCAATCCGATCCCGACGGCGATCGCGGTGGCCACGTATTTGTTGGCCAACGGCTTGGCGCCCGCCGAGAGCGCCAGTTCGCTGATCACGTAGCGTTGCAGACGGGTGGCGGTGTCCAGCGTCGTGGCGGCGAAACAGGCGACCAGGACCGCCATGATCGCAATCGCCATGCGTAACGGCAGGCCGAGTGCGGACAAGAAGTTTGCCCCACCGTCGACGAAGGCCCGAAGTTTCTTGGCCAGGTTCTGCTTCTTCCAACCCGCGTCCGGCTCTCCGTCAGCCCCGGTTCGATAGTATTCCCGCCAAGCCTGGTTTCCCGACACATCGGCCCGCTCGATGTTGACGACGGACCGGGCCGCGGCTCCTTCGCCCACCATCGTCACGCTACGATTGAGCGGCCCCATGCCCACGCCGGCCGAACAGGCCAGGATCACCAGCACGGCCAACATGCCTTCGAGCAACATGCTGCCGTAGCCGACCGCCTGGGCATCGCTCGCTTTTTCGAGCTGCTTGCTGGTCGTTCCGCTGCTGACCAGACAATGAAACCCGCTGCAGGCTCCGCAGGCGATCGTGATGAACAAGAACGGGAACATGCTCGGCGCATCGGCCGGAACTTCGCTGGCGATCATCGGAGCCGAATCAGACAACTGTGCTTGACCGGTCATCGACGCGATGCCCAAACCGGCCAACAATAGCGCCAGTGCGACGAACAACTGCAGGCTGTTGATGTAGTCCCGCGGCTGCAGCAACAACCAAACGGGAAGCACCGAGGCGATGAACGCGTAAATCAGCAGCGCGATGGTCCAGACGACCGTCGGCGTCCACAGCAGGCTGTCCGCGGGCAGGTAGGGCGTCAAATCGACGGGCAAGTGATAGGCACCCAGGTAAACCGCAACGTACAACGCGGCCAATCCGACCAGGCTGGGAATCACCAATCCGCCGCCGCTGCGATACCGCAGCCCGATCACGACGGCGATCGGCATCGCAATCCAAACGCTCAGCACCGATTCGGGGTAGATCGCAAAGATACTGGCGATGACCAATCCGAAGACGGCCAAAACGATCGAGAGTGCGAGCGCCAGGACGATCAAAAACAGCACCTTGGCGCGTGGAGAAATCAGTCGACCGGCCGCTTGTCCGATCGTCTGCCCCTTGTTGCGGATCGAGATCACCAGGGCCGCCAAGTCATGCACGCCTCCGATCAGAATGGACCCGAACACCACCCACAGCAGCGCCGGCAGCCAGCCCCAAAACACGGCCAATGCCGGTCCGACGATCGGTCCCGTCCCGGCGATGCTGGTGAAATGGTGACCGAACACGATCGATTTGCGAGTCGGGACGAAATCGACATCGTCGCGGCATTCCTCGCTCGGCATCGTGGCGTCGTCGGTCAGCCCGAACAGACGCTTGGCCAGCCAACGGCCATACGTGTTGTAGGCGACGACAAATCCGACCATCGACAAGACGGCGACGAGGAGAGTGCTCATGGGGGATACGGCCAGCGGCCCAAAATGGCGGGAATTCGATTCGGAAGGCAATGAGAAGAATCGAGGAGTTTAACCGATCGGCGGCGGTTTGTCGTTTCCACGTCAGATCGAATGCACCGCGCAGGGTAACACGGTGAAGCATTCTCCCCCTGTGTTTCTTGAGGTTTTAGCGACAGGCCGCGAGCCCTCCGGTTCTTCATCTTTGCCAAAACACCGGAGAGGCTCGCGGGCTGTCGATTGAGTCGGGATCTGCTGAGTCATTGGTGAGCCGTCGGCCGTCAGGCCTCGGGCGGGCGCCCGAGTGCCCGGCCGCTTACGCGTCGCGGCTCACAAAAACGACAGCCCGCTCGCGCCCTACCGCTAAAAAAGATGCTTCACAGCGAAGCCCGCGGGTGTACACGCCTGCCTGCCATGGAACAGCCGGTGACGCGGTCCTATAATCCCCCCGAATCAGCCCCGAACATTTGCCAGAACCATCTCTGAAGGAGTTCTCACACGGTGAGCAACGAGATCGAAAAAACCATCATCATCGGCAGCGGCCCTGCCGGCTGGTCCGCCGCCATTTACGCCGCTCGGGCCAACCTGAACCCGGTCGTCTACGAGGGAACCGTCAAGCCGGAGATGATCCCGCTGGGGCAATTGGCGTTCACGACCGAAGTGGAAAACTTTGCGGGTTTTCCGGCCGGTGACATCCGCTCGTTTGTCGAATCGGCCGTCGACAAGGACCGCCACTGGAACTTGCCGCCGGTTCCGGCAGGCCATGAGCGAGACGGCAAGCCGCACTACGCGGTTCAAGGCGTCGAATTGATGGAATTGATGAAACAACAGGCGCTCAACTTCGGGACCCGTGTGATCGGTGAAGACATCGTCAGCGTGGATTTCAGCGCGCCGGTGAAAAAGCTGACCACCAGCGGCGGGGCGACCGTCCAGGCTCACACGGTGATCATCGCCACCGGTGCCCGGGCGAACTACCTGGGACTGCCCAGCGAAGAGGATTACAAGAACAAGGGCGTCAGCGCCTGTGCGGTCTGCGACGGCGCCTTGCCGATCTATCGCAGCAAGCCGCTGGCCGTCGTCGGCGGCGGCGACTCCGCGGTCGAAGAAGCCACCTACTTGGCCAACTTGAAAGGCGCCGACACGATTTACCTGCTGGTGCGACGCGATGAAATGCGGGCCAGCAAGGTCATGCAAGACCGCGCGATCAATCACCCCAACATCGACATCCAGTGGAACACAGTGGTCGACGAAGTCCAGGGCGACGGCAACCTGGTCAATAATCTCCGCGTCAAAAGCACCGTCGACGATTCGGTTCGCGATTTGAAAGTCGGCGGCATGTTTGTCGCCATCGGGCACACGCCCAACACGTCCTTCCTGGAAGGGGCCGTCGAAATGAACGAAGCCGGCTACATCCAATGGGCCAAGGCGTTTCGCACCCACACCTCGGTCGCGGGCGTGTTCGCCGCCGGCGACGTCGCCGACGACTACTACCGCCAAGCGATCACCTCGGCCGGCACCGGCTGCATGGCCGCACTCGACGCCGAACGGTATCTGGTCGAATTGGAGTAGGATCTTCAGTCTTTCCCTCGTGACGAGGCTCCCGCCTCGTCACGCAGGTGTGTCGGAGGCTCCCGCCTCGTGAGCCCGCCGGCGGAGCCGGCGGGGGTGGCAAGCAGGATGCTTACCCCACGTTGCGACGGTGGCAAGCAGGATGCTTACCCCACTTTGCGTGTCCCTGCACCACACGCGGCGCATCTTCGGCTATATTTCGCGGCAGATCGCCCCCTCCCTCACCTCCTTTTCCTTTGCCGCGTGTTCGATGACCGATCAACCCACCTCTGATTCTGACGCTCCATCCGTGTCTGGCCCCCCAGTCAGCGAAAAAGTGCTCGCCGACCGCAAGCTGTTGCTCGACGCCCAGGCCAGCGGTAAGACGCTGTCAACGTACGTGCGGCTGTCCGGGCCGGGCTGGTTGCAAGCCGCGATCACCCTGGGTGGCGGCTCCTTGGCCGGTGCACTGTTCCTGGGCGTGCTGGGTGGGACCAGCATGCTGTGGCTGCAACTGCTGGCGATCACGATGGGTGTGATCATGCTGTCGGCGATCAGTTACGTGACGCTGTCGACCGGGCGGCGCCCGTTTGAAGCGATCAACAATGAAATCAATCCGGCGTTGGGGTGGGGATGGATCATCGCGACGGCGATGGCGAACATCATTTGGTGCATGCCACAATTCAGTCTCTGTTATGACGCGATCGACAAAAACCTCGCCAACCTGGCCGGAGGCGACGGGCTCGGCGATGCCAGGAGCACCAAGATCATCGTCACCGTCTTGCTCTTTTTCGCCGCCGGATTTGTGGTGCTGCTGAACACCAAACAGGGTCGCGCTGCCAAGCTGTTTGACATCGTGCTCAAATCGTTGGTCGGCATGGTCGTGATCTGCTTCTTCGGCGTCGTGGTGTTGCTGGCCATCAACGGCGAACTTGAATTCGGAGGAATCTTGGCCGGATTCATCCCCGACCTGGGGCAATGGAACAATCCGGCCGGTGAGATGACGGCGGTCGTGGCATCGCTGGGGCAATCCGAGCAATCCTATTGGACGGGCCAACTGGTCAGCACGCAGCGATCGGTGATGATCGCCGCAGCCGCCACCGCGGTCGGGATCAACATGACATTTCTCTTGCCCTATTCGATGCTCGCCCGCGGCTGGGACAAACCGTTCCGCGGATTGGCACGATTCGACCTGTCCACCGGCATGGCCATCCCCTACGTGGTGGTGACCAGTTGCGTCGTGATCGCCGCATCATTTTCGCTGCACAACAAGATCGATGATTCGCTGGCCAGCAATAATCTGGCGACGATGCAAGAAAGCCCGTATTACACCGGCGTCGAACCGATCTTGTTGGGTCGGGTCGATCACGAACTTGGCCCCGAAGCGGCCGCATCGATGTCCGGCGAAGAGAAACTGCAGCGAATCGCCGCGCTCAGCGTGGAAGAAAAACGAGTCGCCTTGTCGCTGGTCAAACGCAATGCGTTTCAATTGTCCGGCACGCTGGAACCCCTGCTCGGTCAATCGCTTTCCAACCTCGTGTTCGGCCTCGGCGTGTTCGGAATGGGTTTCTCCACGATCGTGATCCTGATGCTGATCAACGGTTATGCGTTTCGCGAAATGGCCGGGCAGCCCGACGGGGCGGTCCCGTTTGTCGCCGGTTGTCTGGTCGCGGGACTGAGCGGCGCGACGTGGTGGTATTTGTGGGACGGGGAAGCCAAGTTCTGGCTGGCCATTTTTGCCAGCACGTTCGGCATGATGCTGTTGCCGATCGCCTACGTGACGTTTTTCCTGATGATGAACAACAAACGGATCCTGGGTGCAGAAAAACCGACCGGTGGGCGGATGCTTGCTTGGAATGTGTTGATGTTGTTTGCGGTCATCGGAGCGACCGTGGCGGCCGTGTCGGCGATCAGCGAGAAGGCCAACGATCCGAAATCCTTCCCCGTGATCATCGGGTTGATCGTCGTGTACGGCGTCGCGGTGATCGTCGGTTTCGTCAAGAAACGCGGCGGGGCGATCGCCGGCTAGCTGCCGGTACGATTGTTGGCATGCCCCGGAACGGGAGGCGATAGGCTCCGATGACGTGTTTCTCGGAGGTGTCGCTGCGATTACCTCCGGCTACTCGCTGACATCCCTCGGGACGTTGATTTCATGACTGCGGACATCTAATAAATACACTGGCTCCCCTCTCCCCAAAAAACGCCAAAGACGCGAAGCGTCGAGCGTTTTTTGGGGAGAGGGGCCGGGGGTGAGGGGCAGCACGTCTGGCCAGCAACGGCGTCAAGGGTAACCGCCCATCCGTCTTCTCCACGACTAGTGAGATGGCTCCAGCCAACCCGCGATCTTCGGAGGGATTCCCGACGACGACTCCCGGCTTTCGCTTCCTTTCGGAAACCGATTCGATCGATTATTCTGGTCGGATTGAATTCCCGCCTGTTTGATCCCACCTGCGCATCCAGAGTGAAAATGAAAAACGTCGTCACCTTTGCGGCTGCCTGCTTCACCATTGTTTCTTCCGTCGGCGTTGCCGAAGACTGGCCCCAGTACCGTGGCGTTGCCGCCGATGGTAAATCGGCCGAGTCGATCGGCCGGACGAACTGGAGCAACGGTCCAAACGTCGTTTGGAAAACTGAGACTCCGCTCGGCTTCAGCTCCTTCGCCGTCGCAGACGGGCGGTTGTTCACCGTGATCGCGACCGACCAGAACGAAGTGCTGTTGGCGCTCGATGCAACTTCGGGCGACGAACTGTGGCGGGAGCCGATGGGCAGCAGCCAATACGAACAGGGCGGCGGCAACGCCGGGGCGGCGGGTAACAAAGGCGGTGACGGACCACGCTCGACGCCCTCGGTCTCCGACGGCAACGTCTATGTCTACGATTCCTACATGGTGTTGCAGTGCTTCGACGCCAAGACCGGAAACCTGATTTGGAAACAAGACATCATCAAAGACTTTGCCGGCCGCAACATCAAGTGGCTCAATGCCAGCAGCCCCATCGTCGACGGAGACGTGGTCTATGTCAGCGGCGGCGGAGCGGGACAATCTTTCCTCGCATTCAACAAGCACGATGGCCAGCTGGTCTGGAAAAGCGGTGACGAAACCATCACCCACGCGACGCCCTCCCTGTCGACGATCTCAGGCGAAAAACAATTGGTCTTCTTCGTGCAATCCGGTTTGGTCGCAGTCGATGCGGCGACGGGAACGGAACGTTGGCGAGCCAAGTTTCCCTTCAGTGTTTCCACCGCCGCGTCGCCGGTCGTCGATGGCAACTTGGTCTATTGCTCCGCCGGTTACGGCGTCGGCGCCGGACTGTTCAAGGTCCAAGGTGACGGCAACGTCGACGAGGTCTGGTTCAAGGCCAACGAGCTGATGAATCACTGGAGCACCCCGATCGTTCACAACGGACACCTGTACGGGATCTTTGAATTCAAAAAGTACGGCCGTGCACCGCTTCAATGTGTCGAGCTGGCGACCGGCGAGATCAAGTGGAAAGAATACGGATTTGGCCCCGGCAACTGCATCCTGGTCGGTGAAAAGCTGGTCGTGTTGTCGGATTCCGGTGAAGTCGTGATCGCCGCGGCGGCCCCCGACGCGTACCAGGAACTGGCCCGCGCCGACGTGCTCAGCGGCAAGTGCTGGTCGACACCGGCCTACAGCGACGGACGCATCTACGTCCGCAGCACCGAAGAAGCCGCCTGCATCGCGATCGGAAACTGATCGGAACGTGAGTGTTCCGTCGAAGCTCTCGTTCCAAGGCTCTGCCTTGGAACGCACGGGAGGCGGAGCCCTACGCCATGAACGATTATTAGCGGCAGGGCGCGAGCCCTCCGGTGTTTTGGCAAAGACGCGGAACCGGAGGGCTTGCGCCCTTCCGCTAACAACTCGCCAACCTCGTCAACCTCGTTCCAAGGCTCTGACTTGGAACGCACGGTACATGTGGCTCCCGCCACAATCGGCCGGGCGACCAGAGGCGGAGCCTCCGGGAATCCGCGTTCCCAGGCGGGAGCCTGGGAACAAGACGTCTTGCCCCGCAATGACACCAGATCGAATAGAATCGCAGGGGTGATGACCACACCCTTCTCTTCGCGTTTCGTTTAGGTGTCGCATGTCCAGGACTCTCTCTCTCGTCGGTCTGTCGATCGTCATCTTCGCCGGCACCGCGTCGGCACAGATTCTCAGCGGCGATAAACCGGACCTCTATGCGTTGATCATCGAGCCGATCGATTTGACCGATGCGGCGCGATCGATGACCGTCTACGATACCGACGAAGACGGCTCGATTGACAAAGACGAACAGAAACGGATCGGCTGGAAAGACAAAATCGATCAGTTCGATCTCAATCGCGACGGCAAACTGACCCACCTGGAACTCTGCGTCCGGTTCGCAAAACTGCGCGACGAATCGGGCGTGACCCAGAAAGTCGTCAACAATGCCAAGGTCTATCTGCGGCGACACGACAAGAACGGCAACGGCCAGCTCGATCCCGACGAGATCGCAGGCGGTTGGCCCAGCGATCCGGAAGAGTTTGACACCAACCACGACGGGGTGATCACGCTCGCGGAAATGGCAAAACGATTTGCTTACATGGCCGGTTTGCGGCGTGAAATGGGGATCGAACAAGTCGATCAAGTCACCGCGATTCGCACCGTCCGAACGTTTGATACCGATCGGGACCAAAAGCTTGACAAGGACGAACAAGCCGGTGCCTTTC
Encoded here:
- a CDS encoding TolC family protein; protein product: MTRSNVRTTNTKRRLLRNLVTALTIATTLPASVGCHVWDRIGPGPHDTTASYHRGVGLSIEYPEVAECATAVTVAAGAASAPHSLEDPSKLPAIELSLEEAVAMAMRDSPVIRALPIGASFSTQNATTVFDPAQMASSTQGVEAALAQYDAQYSNTLNWSGADTPRNILINPFTQAFQRQVDEGTSAAYASSLSKKSAFGSQFTIRHVVNYTRNNNPNRNFSSDFVGWVEAEWRQPILRGSGLQYNRIVGSSQTPGVYNGVLIARTNEDVALADFEDSVTKLVADVEQAYWDLTTAYRLLEANIKGRESALRTYQYQKVRLDVGAGRQDEEAQAQSQYYQFEANVQSQLGGSTGLYATEQKLRYLLGMPASDGKIIKPTTDPLDSKVVFDWNSALSQALDRRVEIRRQRFLVKRREFELYASRLNKRPQLDFVGLYRYRGLGDHLLGDIDDGRFDGLSSSILNGEFQEWQAGIEFTLPVGLRQASVAIANANLQLQRERAILAEVELRVSHDLTEAARNIDVTYQLVETNYNRYQADLRQVEVLVRRYLDGTDNINFLLQAQRSVVQSEIAFYQALANYNLAVRDLHWEKGSLLAYNQIQLAEDAWAAGAGRDAYEKGLFLTPRQDPSDVTMTPPVTRQSFDPSQVQATGVGFSMQDGATITEQGLVPSEAPVPDTDVSPLIDEAVPADGLQLSE
- a CDS encoding glycosyltransferase, which translates into the protein MNSSPHRRLAILSAPGSRGDVNPMLAIGTELKRRGYDVAISLAEPYADLAEAAGLEPHPLMDRQAFDTMLADPAMWTLLRGMRRVIGGVAAAYLQPLFDLIRSLHRPGRTVLVSHPLDFSARIFRDLDPTTPLVDVHLAPVMLRTPEQPARLTPWRFEPTRHRRTFRLAYWLGDKILLDPLLAGPINRIRRQHGLAPVRRIMHRWWLSPDRVLACYPEWFAPSTIDAIPQLRHVGFPLSDGPLSDGDLSDGPDQPLDLPTDRPLVFTAGSANWHTREFFLRAGEACVKLDRPGLLLGGNPDCFPPSLPPGVRTQGYVPLGKLLPHCSAIVHHGGIGTTSQALRAGVPQIIRPLAFDQFDNADRVAALGCGVCLHRDRDLAGKLAFVLNDVGTAESTRRIRDRFGGSSAPQLAADEIDAVLTGRIAQV
- a CDS encoding sigma 54-interacting transcriptional regulator — its product is MVAYLAVETGPEKGRHYPLDPERPMHVGRGSTCEIMLSDPVCSRFHAVVFYEDDRWQVRDTGSRNGTLVNSQKIDTAQIADQCVLTIGGTELRFIDPSSDSGELDDAFQTIVQDVSLIDTKSTDDPMRDVAHAGYLFDLYLLSLSMLRLENPDEVIDSVLKLLRDRTSADAVGLSFDSGDGRQRPHKVEPADEVDKVKVSRAILRRVVGGGEAIWVNDKRSQDTDLQEKLPAKSVWSDAIYVPLDTNEANIGILHLYRNRPSFNEIDFELSIAAARLLAVGLDRALQHDQLRVEAKQIAKRNADTDELIGESPVMLRLKEKIARVAAANGCVLVRGESGCGKELVARAVHRSSKRAKRPMLTVNCAAIPAELIESQLFGHKKGSFTGADSDHEGWFQQAHTGTLFLDEIGELTLEGQAKLLRILEGHPFLPVGGTQEVHVDVRVIAATNRDLAEFVREKRFREDLFYRLSVFELLLPPLRERGDDLDLLIDHFLEHFRLQHGRAQLKLSDAARARMHQYMWPGNIRQLRNVIDSAIVMADDVEIQPDDLGLRDAGISRLDTFRIDEWEKRLIVKALERTAGSVPEAAKLLGISRATAYRKITEYEIDR
- a CDS encoding carbon starvation CstA family protein encodes the protein MSTLLVAVLSMVGFVVAYNTYGRWLAKRLFGLTDDATMPSEECRDDVDFVPTRKSIVFGHHFTSIAGTGPIVGPALAVFWGWLPALLWVVFGSILIGGVHDLAALVISIRNKGQTIGQAAGRLISPRAKVLFLIVLALALSIVLAVFGLVIASIFAIYPESVLSVWIAMPIAVVIGLRYRSGGGLVIPSLVGLAALYVAVYLGAYHLPVDLTPYLPADSLLWTPTVVWTIALLIYAFIASVLPVWLLLQPRDYINSLQLFVALALLLAGLGIASMTGQAQLSDSAPMIASEVPADAPSMFPFLFITIACGACSGFHCLVSSGTTSKQLEKASDAQAVGYGSMLLEGMLAVLVILACSAGVGMGPLNRSVTMVGEGAAARSVVNIERADVSGNQAWREYYRTGADGEPDAGWKKQNLAKKLRAFVDGGANFLSALGLPLRMAIAIMAVLVACFAATTLDTATRLQRYVISELALSAGAKPLANKYVATAIAVGIGLAIAVFAGDSPGKGGLVLWPLFGATNQLLAGLALMVALIFLARRSKPLASVMIPMFVMLLMPAWAITYDLFFNWLPSGNVVLTTFGFSILGLQIWMAIEGLMVWGRCRGVLEQPAETAAG
- a CDS encoding FAD-dependent oxidoreductase, with the translated sequence MSNEIEKTIIIGSGPAGWSAAIYAARANLNPVVYEGTVKPEMIPLGQLAFTTEVENFAGFPAGDIRSFVESAVDKDRHWNLPPVPAGHERDGKPHYAVQGVELMELMKQQALNFGTRVIGEDIVSVDFSAPVKKLTTSGGATVQAHTVIIATGARANYLGLPSEEDYKNKGVSACAVCDGALPIYRSKPLAVVGGGDSAVEEATYLANLKGADTIYLLVRRDEMRASKVMQDRAINHPNIDIQWNTVVDEVQGDGNLVNNLRVKSTVDDSVRDLKVGGMFVAIGHTPNTSFLEGAVEMNEAGYIQWAKAFRTHTSVAGVFAAGDVADDYYRQAITSAGTGCMAALDAERYLVELE